The Geotrypetes seraphini chromosome 6, aGeoSer1.1, whole genome shotgun sequence genome includes a window with the following:
- the OLIG1 gene encoding oligodendrocyte transcription factor 1 gives MLRMGLEDVQLGSSRSELTVAGSYNRGSLEKEQLGAAKDIGGTGGEQQLLRSKINSRERRRMQDLNIAMDALREVILPYSAAHCHSSPGRKLSKIATLLLARNYIVLLGSSLQELRRLLGELSGPAAPRLLLPLFAAPGSVFLGAPEPLRCNKYLSVALEEPGRPQYQLPQTGGALCGCAVCRLPAFLPLAPLSK, from the coding sequence ATGTTGAGAATGGGGCTTGAAGACGTCCAGTTGGGATCCAGCCGATCGGAACTCACTGTTGCTGGCAGCTATAACAGGGGATCTTTGGAGAAGGAGCAACTTGGAGCTGCCAAAGACATTGGTGGGACAGGGGGGGAGCAGCAACTGCTGCGGAGCAAGATCAACAGCCGGGAACGGAGGAGAATGCAGGACCTGAACATAGCCATGGATGCGCTGCGGGAGGTGATCCTGCCCTATTCTGCTGCCCATTGCCACAGCTCACCAGGGAGGAAGCTCTCTAAGATTGCTACACTGCTTTTGGCCCGCAATTATATTGTGCTGCTGGGCAGCTCGCTGCAGGAACTCCGGCGGCTCCTAGGTGAGCTCAGTGGTCCCGCTGCCCCACGCCTGCTGCTGCCCCTTTTTGCCGCTCCAGGCTCTGTCTTTCTGGGGGCCCCGGAGCCGCTGCGTTGCAACAAATACTTGTCGGTGGCCCTGGAAGAGCCGGGCCGCCCGCAGTACCAGCTGCCACAGACAGGTGGTGCACTCTGTGGCTGTGCAGTCTGCAGACTGCCTGCTTTCCTTCCCCTGGCACCACTGTCCAAGtaa